In Flavobacterium piscisymbiosum, the sequence ACCTGATCGGTATAATTTCCATTTGTATAACTTCTCGAAAATATATATGGTTTTGCCGAAATCAGGTTGTGTATTCCTGCGCCAACTGCGGGATGATTTCTTCGAAATTGCCCTAGTTTTTGCCAATGCCACAATATTCTTTGTGTTTCAGGATTGTTTTGAATATCATCCCAGTTCATGAAAGATCGCAAAGTAGCATCGCCTTGTGTACCTTCTATAATTAGAGCGCGACCAGATTCGTCACCATAATACACCTGTGACATTCCGGGAGAAAGCAACAATTTGGTTCCTGATTCGAAAGTTCGGTTACGATGCGCATCAAAAGGATCGGGATCATCGTGCGACGATACGTAATTAAGAACGCTATATCCTTTTAATTCATTTTGAAGTTTGGCTGAATATTTAGAAAATATCGCTTCATAATCGTTTTGAGCATCCAGTTTAAATTCAAAATTGATCATGCTGTTGAAGCCATGTTCAAAATAATTTACTTTTCGATCCCCAAAATCATAATCTTGTCCACTGCTGATTTCATAACCATAAACTTCAGCAATGGTATAAAATGGGTTTTGATCTAAAACCTGTAAAGGATGGTGTTTTTTCCAGGTTTCAAAAGCGTAGTCACATTCTTTTTTAAAATCGAGCCAAACAATTTCTTCAGTATGTTTTACAGTATCGCATCTGTAACCGTCAATTCCAAATTCCAGAATATAATCGGTTAACCATTTTATGATATAATATTTGGGCGTTCGGGGATAGCCGGTTCTTCTGAAAAATTCATTGATTGAAGCAATTTCTTTTTCATAGCGGCCTTCTTTGTTCCATTTTTCGATTAAAAAAAAGGGTATTGGTACTTCCTGATCACTTTCGGTTCTCACATCCGGAAGATTATCTACTAATGTACACATTGTAGTATTTTCGAATGATTTGTAATCACAAACAACTCCGGTTCTTACCCAGTCTTCCGGCCACATTGGATCTTCGGGAGTTACAGGTCCGGTGTGGTTTATCACGCCGTCAAGCATGATTCTGATGCCTTTTTCGTGCGCTTTTTTAACCAAATTGGCTAAATCTTCTTTTGTTCCGAAGTTAGGATCTAAAGACGTCCAGTCTCTTGCCCAATAACCGTGATAGCCATAACTAAGTCCGGTTCCTTCGTCGACGCCATCGTGAATTTGCTCTACAATTGGCGTAAGCCAAATAACATTTATTCCTAATTCATTAAAGTAACCTTCGTCTATTTTTTTGATAATTCCGATAAGATCTCCACCTTCAAAACCGCGTAATTTTCCGGGAGTTTTGGTTCGGTTAAAGTTTAAATCGTTTGAAGTATCTCCGTTATAAAAACGATCGGTAAGTAAAAAGTAAACATTTGCTCCTTCCCAAACGAAAGGAACTTTCAAAGTATTGTCATTATCCATTGCAACTGATTTAAGCCAGAATATTAAAGATAAAAAAAGGAAAGCTTATTTTTTGGATTATTTTAAATTTAACATGTATTTGTAATTTGTAGAAAAAAGTTAGCCACGAATTCACGAATTATTGTTTTATAGTGTTGTGAATCCTGTGTGTAAATTTTAAACACATAGAAACATAGGTTTTTATTCTTTCGATTTAGATCAAAATAAATGACAAATCATTTAAACATAGCTATTAGGTAAAAAAAAACGCTACGAATTCACAAATTATTGTTTAATAAAATTCGTGAACTCGTGGCGAAAAAAAAATAATAGCCACAGATTAAATGATTAACACAGATTAAAAAAAATCATTTTAATCTTTTAATCTGTGGCTAAAAAACTTTGCTTGCAATAGCTTATTCTAATTCTAAAACAACAGCTGATTTTGGTTCTAAACTAATTTCAGAAGCTAAATCGAATGTTTTTCCAGTCAAAACATCTTTACCGGATTTAAAGTTTTTGATGTTTTCTTTAAAACGATTTGTTTTGATAGTTTGTGCTGTAGCGTTGTTATTGAAAACGACCATTACTGTTTTAGCATCGGTATATCTAAAATAAACATACGTGTTGTTTTCCGGAATATAGTGTGTCATTTTCCCGAAATGAACAGCTTCATTTGTTTTTCTCCAGTTGAATAATTTTGAAGTAAAATCAAAGTATTTGGCCTGATCAGCGGTTCGTCCTGTTGTGGTAAACGCGTTGTTTTTATCACCGGCCCATCCGCCAGGAAAGTCCTGACGAATGTCTGCGTCGCCACCTTTGCCTTTGTCGCCGCCCATTCCAATTTCTGAACCATAATACAATTGCGGAATTCCACGAACTGTAGCCAATAAAGTCATGGCCAGTTTGTATTTTGGAAAATCGTATTTAAGCTTATCATTCATACGATCTGTGTCATGATTTTCGGCAAAAACCAAAATATTATTTGGGTTTGGATATAAAAAATCCATTGCAAAATTGTTGTAGAATTTAATCATTCCGTTGTCCCAGCTTGGTTGATCTTCGCTGAAAGCAGATGTAACCTGACTTTGAAGTGTAAAATCCATTACACTTGGTAAATTCGAATTGTAATTTTCAATCGCGCCAATTTTACTGTCTTTTTGCCAATATGCTAAATTCGCCTGATTGTGCATCCAGATCTCACCCACAATATTAAAGTTAGGGTATTCATTTGTAATTGATTTTGCCCAATTTGCCATAGCTGTTTGATCAGAATAATTATAAGTATCTACTCTAAATCCGTCAAGATCTGCATATTCAATCCACCAAATAGCATTTTGCGTTAAGTATTTTGCAACTAAAGGATTTCTTAGGTTTAAATCCGGCATAGAAGGCACAAACCATCCATCGACACAAACTTCCTGATCTATTTTTGAAGCGTGAATATCAGTAATAACTTCACGACGGTGATGTGTTTGTGTGAAAGTTTCGAATTGATTGAACCAGGTTTTAGTTGGCATATCTTTGATCATCCAATGCGTGATTCCCCAGTGATTGGTCACATAATCCATAACCAGTTTCATGTCTTTTTTGTGCATTTCGGCAGCCAAACGAACATAATCTTCATTGGTTCCGTAACGAGGATCTATTTTATAAACATCAGATTGTCCGTAAGTATGATACGAATGTTGTTTGTCGTTGTCTTCGCATAAAGGCGTGTTCCAGATTGTGGTTGCACCAAGAGAAGAAATATAATCTAAGTTTTTGATAATTCCTTCGATATCTCCACCGTGACGGCCGCTTGGATCCTGACGATTTCCTTTTTCTGTTAAAGCAGCATTGCTGTCATTTTTCGGATTTCCGTTTGCAAAACGATCCGGCATAATCAAATACATCATATCCGATGCATCGTAACTTTTTCTGTTTGCTGAATTTGCTCTTCTTTCTTTAAGCGAATATTTCTGCGTAAAAGCAACTTTGTTTTTGGTTTTGAAAGAGAAAACCAATTCAGAAGCTTTTAAATTTTGTGTGTCAATTGTAACAAAAAGGTAGTTTGGATTTTCTGTTTTCTCTACATTTTTAATCACCACATTGTTTGAAACCGAAGCTTCATATTGTGCAATATTTTTTCCGTAGAACATGATTTGCAGTTCCGGATTTTTCATTCCGGCGTACCAAAATGGCGGCTCTACTTTCTGGATTTGCGCTTTCGCGGAAGCGGAAAACAATAAAACGAATAAAATTATTGTATAGAATGAATGGTTGAGGTTTAATGTTATTTTTTGGATATTCATAGTAAAGAAGAATTTAAACCATATAAAAAATGTAAGAACACTTAAGAAAAAAACTGAGAGATTTTAATTTTAAATGAACTTACATTTTATAAGATTAATTAATTATTTATTTGGTTTCGATAATACTAATAGCATAACCTCCGCCTGGAGCAGATAACTGCGATAATTTTGATTTGTTTGTTAAAGCAATTTTTTTGATGGTATAAGCTTGCGGATTTGTTTTGTAATGTGCATCTTTTGCATCAGCATAAATTGTAGCCGTATATTTTTTACCTTTTTCAAGGAAACTGAAATCGATGTTTGATGTACGAGGAGTTTCTCCGTTTACGTTTCCTACGAACCAGTTATTTGTTCCTTTTGCTTTACGGGCAACAGTGATAAAATCGCCTGGCTCAGCTTCGATATATTTACTTTCTGACCAATCTACAGCAACATCTTTAATGAATTGGAATGCATCAGGGAAACGGTTGTAGTTCTCAGGAGTATCTGCCGCCATTTGCAATGGGCTGTACATTGTAACGTATAAAGCCAATTGATTTGCAATCGTACTATTTACATGAGATTTGTTATCAGGATTCATTTTACTGATATCCATTTCGAAGATTCCAGGAGTATAATCCATTGGTCCGCCAATTAAACGAGTAAATGGTAAAACTGTTACATGATTTGGTTTAGAACCTCCAAAAGCTTGATATTCTGTTCCTCTTGCAGACTCGTTTCCAATTAAGTTAGGATATGTTCTCGCAATTCCTGTTGGGCGAACTGCTTCGTGAGCATTTACCATAATTTTATAATCAGCTGCTTTTTCGATTGCATATTGATAGTGATTTACGATCCATTGATTGTAATGGTTTTCACCGCGAGGTAAAATATCTCCAACATAACCGCTTTTTACAGCATCATATCCGTTGTCATTCATGAATTTATAAGCAGCATCCATGTGACGCTCGTAATTACGAACAGAACCTGAAGTTTCGTGGTGCATGATAATTTTTACACCTTTAGATTTTGCATATTCGTGTAAACCTTTTACATCAAAATCAGGATAAGGCGTTACGAAATCAAAAACATAATCTTTTGAGTGACCAAACCAGTCTTCCCAACCTTCGTTCCATCCTTCAACCAAAACAGCATCGAAACCATTTGCAGCAGCAAAATCAATGTATTTTTTTACGTTAGCGTTTGTTGCTCCGTGAGTTCCGTTTGGTTTTGCTTTAGAAAAATCAGAAACACCCAATTGAACTGTTGGAAAATCGTTTGTGTATGACCAAGAGCTTTTTCCTGTAATCATTTCCCACCAAACACCAATATATTTTACCGGTTTAATCCACGAAGTATTTTCAATTTTAGATGGATTGTTTAAGTTATAAGTCATTTTTGAAGCTAAGATTTCTCTTGCGTCATCACTTACCATAATAGTTCTCCAAGGAGAATGACTTGGTGCTTGCATGTATCCTTTGTCGCCTTTTGCATCCGGTGTTAACCAAGAAGTAAAAGTCATGGTTTTATCATCAAGATTCAAGTGCATACAAGAATAGTTGATCAAAGCTGCTTCGTGTAAGT encodes:
- a CDS encoding glycoside hydrolase family 97 protein; the protein is MKNLFFASLILFAFSSIAEAQQLKSPEGKFVMEFSLQNDGTPTYNLKYKNKEVIKTSKLGLELKDDKKSLLNDFTVVDSKTSTFDETWKPVWGEVDKIRNHYNELAVTLNQKGTDRQIVIRFRLFDDGLGFRYEFPTQKNLTYFIIKEERSQFAMAGDHTAFWIPGDYDTQEYDYTKSKLSEIRGLSEKAFTANVSQKSFSPTGVQTALMLKTNDGLYINLHEAALINYSCMHLNLDDKTMTFTSWLTPDAKGDKGYMQAPSHSPWRTIMVSDDAREILASKMTYNLNNPSKIENTSWIKPVKYIGVWWEMITGKSSWSYTNDFPTVQLGVSDFSKAKPNGTHGATNANVKKYIDFAAANGFDAVLVEGWNEGWEDWFGHSKDYVFDFVTPYPDFDVKGLHEYAKSKGVKIIMHHETSGSVRNYERHMDAAYKFMNDNGYDAVKSGYVGDILPRGENHYNQWIVNHYQYAIEKAADYKIMVNAHEAVRPTGIARTYPNLIGNESARGTEYQAFGGSKPNHVTVLPFTRLIGGPMDYTPGIFEMDISKMNPDNKSHVNSTIANQLALYVTMYSPLQMAADTPENYNRFPDAFQFIKDVAVDWSESKYIEAEPGDFITVARKAKGTNNWFVGNVNGETPRTSNIDFSFLEKGKKYTATIYADAKDAHYKTNPQAYTIKKIALTNKSKLSQLSAPGGGYAISIIETK
- a CDS encoding alpha-amylase family glycosyl hydrolase; this encodes MDNDNTLKVPFVWEGANVYFLLTDRFYNGDTSNDLNFNRTKTPGKLRGFEGGDLIGIIKKIDEGYFNELGINVIWLTPIVEQIHDGVDEGTGLSYGYHGYWARDWTSLDPNFGTKEDLANLVKKAHEKGIRIMLDGVINHTGPVTPEDPMWPEDWVRTGVVCDYKSFENTTMCTLVDNLPDVRTESDQEVPIPFFLIEKWNKEGRYEKEIASINEFFRRTGYPRTPKYYIIKWLTDYILEFGIDGYRCDTVKHTEEIVWLDFKKECDYAFETWKKHHPLQVLDQNPFYTIAEVYGYEISSGQDYDFGDRKVNYFEHGFNSMINFEFKLDAQNDYEAIFSKYSAKLQNELKGYSVLNYVSSHDDPDPFDAHRNRTFESGTKLLLSPGMSQVYYGDESGRALIIEGTQGDATLRSFMNWDDIQNNPETQRILWHWQKLGQFRRNHPAVGAGIHNLISAKPYIFSRSYTNGNYTDQVIIGLDLGLGLKELPVASIFQDGTKLRDTFSGEETEVQDGKAFVHSEFGLVLLELA
- a CDS encoding glycoside hydrolase family 13 protein — encoded protein: MNIQKITLNLNHSFYTIILFVLLFSASAKAQIQKVEPPFWYAGMKNPELQIMFYGKNIAQYEASVSNNVVIKNVEKTENPNYLFVTIDTQNLKASELVFSFKTKNKVAFTQKYSLKERRANSANRKSYDASDMMYLIMPDRFANGNPKNDSNAALTEKGNRQDPSGRHGGDIEGIIKNLDYISSLGATTIWNTPLCEDNDKQHSYHTYGQSDVYKIDPRYGTNEDYVRLAAEMHKKDMKLVMDYVTNHWGITHWMIKDMPTKTWFNQFETFTQTHHRREVITDIHASKIDQEVCVDGWFVPSMPDLNLRNPLVAKYLTQNAIWWIEYADLDGFRVDTYNYSDQTAMANWAKSITNEYPNFNIVGEIWMHNQANLAYWQKDSKIGAIENYNSNLPSVMDFTLQSQVTSAFSEDQPSWDNGMIKFYNNFAMDFLYPNPNNILVFAENHDTDRMNDKLKYDFPKYKLAMTLLATVRGIPQLYYGSEIGMGGDKGKGGDADIRQDFPGGWAGDKNNAFTTTGRTADQAKYFDFTSKLFNWRKTNEAVHFGKMTHYIPENNTYVYFRYTDAKTVMVVFNNNATAQTIKTNRFKENIKNFKSGKDVLTGKTFDLASEISLEPKSAVVLELE